The following are encoded together in the Lactuca sativa cultivar Salinas chromosome 1, Lsat_Salinas_v11, whole genome shotgun sequence genome:
- the LOC111901393 gene encoding GDSL esterase/lipase At5g45960: MRSKIGYTIPNIVFLLFLINVVSLLYQFCNAESEKVSAVFVFGDSTVDPGNNNYLPTVARANFPPYGKDFVNHKPTGRFSNGRLVTDFIASFLGVKENLPPFLDPTLTIDDLMTGVSFASSGGGYDPFTSQLSGALTTSQQLDLFRDYKRKVSMAIGKERTDDLIRKAVYIVSSGTNDFAFNYYGAIVVRRTAYPTISSYQNFLWQNIESFLQGLMVEGAQKIGVVSAPPIGCLPAIITANSKDPIHSRKCIERFNSISIDYNKLLENNLKGLQRWNTRIIYADIYKPVMDMVTRNRQIDFEEVHRGCCGSGLIEADFMCNQNSPVCTNVSKYVFWDSFHPTERAYNFIFKSLETLIRQYIG; this comes from the exons ATGAGGTCTAAAATAGGATACACCATCCCTAATATTGTCTTTTTACTTTTCTTGATCAATGTTGTATCCCTACTATATCAATTTTGTAATGCTGAGAGCGAAAAAGTCTCTGCTGTATTTGTGTTTGGAGATTCTACCGTTGACCCGGGTAACAATAACTACCTTCCAACCGTTGCTAGAGCCAACTTCCCACCTTACGGGAAGGATTTCGTGAATCATAAACCTACTGGAAGGTTTAGTAATGGTCGTCTTGTTACAGATTTCATTG CTTCATTTTTGGGTGTTAAGGAGAATTTGCCACCTTTCTTGGATCCAACTTTAACAATTGACGATCTGATGACTGGAGTTAGCTTTGCCTCTTCTGGTGGTGGTTATGATCCATTTACATCGCAGCTAAgt GGTGCACTCACTACATCACAGCAATTGGACTTATTCAGAGACTATAAAAGAAAAGTGTCGATGGCTATTGGCAAAGAGAGAACAGATGATTTGATTAGGAAAGCAGTATACATCGTGAGTTCAGGAACAAACGATTTCGCTTTCAACTATTATGGGGCCATTGTTGTTCGACGAACAGCCTATCCAACCATCTCTAGTTATCAGAATTTCTTGTGGCAGAACATTGAAAGCTTCTTACAG GGCTTGATGGTTGAGGGTGCACAGAAAATAGGGGTGGTGAGTGCGCCTCCAATTGGATGTTTGCCTGCTATCATTACCGCTAACTCCAAGGACCCTATTCATAGCCGTAAATGCATTGAACGTTTTAATTCTATTTCAATAGATTATAATAAACTTTTGGAAAATAACTTAAAGGGTCTTCAAAGATGGAATACGAGGATTATTTATGCTGATATATACAAGCCAGTCATGGATATGGTTACAAGAAACCGTCAAATTG ATTTTGAAGAAGTCCATAGAGGTTGTTGTGGGAGTGGACTAATTGAAGCTGACTTCATGTGTAATCAAAATTCTCCGGTGTGCACTAATGTCTCAAAGTACGTTTTTTGGGATTCTTTTCATCCAACTGAGAGAGCATACAACTTTATCTTCAAGTCTCTTGAAACTCTCATCCGACAATACATAGGATAA